The Akkermansia muciniphila genome contains a region encoding:
- a CDS encoding MFS transporter — MRTFTWPIALLLLGLLFQTVAFAVLNTVVPLWMEQSDAATWEAGLVGAFFFLGNLAGTLMAGGVIRKAGFKGSYQYACVLCAASTLLLLVFPGALAWSGLRMLTGISCALVWVVVESALLRAGTLKTRGILLASYLVVYYLGTVLGQLLLGWFPSDMSLVVTEVCVLSAVGMIPLLFARLESDSAGALSSTHVEVRTLLKRRSVFLGVVGCVISGVVLGTIYCLMPLFLKHQGMDHSSVGYWMALLIAAAILGQWPMGRLADKYGRAFVMKCQSLLVVAACAGLVLKGGLMAPSLIALGLAGFSLYPVAMAWGCEDASRDELVTMNQLLLLSYSIGTLAGPSLTSFLMQRYSDNWMPMVIALVALSFMPVLMLDGRRRRRLSR; from the coding sequence ATGCGTACATTTACCTGGCCCATTGCCCTGCTTCTGCTGGGGCTTCTCTTTCAGACGGTGGCGTTTGCTGTTCTGAATACGGTAGTTCCGCTGTGGATGGAACAGTCTGACGCCGCCACCTGGGAAGCCGGGCTGGTGGGGGCTTTTTTCTTTCTGGGGAACCTGGCGGGCACGCTGATGGCCGGCGGAGTGATCCGCAAGGCCGGCTTCAAGGGGAGCTACCAGTACGCGTGCGTTTTATGTGCGGCGTCCACCCTGCTGCTACTTGTGTTTCCCGGCGCGCTGGCCTGGAGCGGCCTCCGGATGCTGACGGGGATAAGCTGCGCCCTGGTCTGGGTAGTGGTGGAAAGCGCCCTGCTGAGGGCTGGAACGCTGAAAACCCGCGGCATTCTTCTGGCCTCCTACCTGGTGGTCTATTATCTGGGAACGGTGCTGGGCCAGCTTCTTCTGGGCTGGTTCCCCAGTGACATGTCCCTGGTGGTGACGGAAGTATGCGTTCTGTCCGCGGTGGGCATGATTCCCCTGCTGTTTGCCCGCCTGGAATCTGATTCCGCGGGCGCCCTGTCTTCCACCCATGTGGAGGTACGGACGCTGCTGAAACGCCGCAGCGTGTTTCTGGGCGTGGTGGGGTGCGTGATTTCCGGAGTGGTGCTGGGTACCATTTACTGCCTGATGCCCCTGTTCCTGAAGCACCAGGGCATGGACCATTCCTCCGTGGGGTACTGGATGGCCCTGCTGATTGCCGCGGCCATCCTGGGCCAGTGGCCCATGGGCAGGCTGGCGGACAAATACGGGCGAGCCTTCGTCATGAAATGCCAGTCTTTGCTGGTGGTGGCCGCATGCGCGGGGCTGGTGCTGAAAGGCGGCCTGATGGCTCCTTCCCTCATCGCGCTGGGGCTGGCGGGTTTCTCCCTGTACCCCGTCGCGATGGCCTGGGGATGTGAAGACGCCTCCCGTGACGAGCTGGTAACCATGAACCAGCTTCTGCTGCTGAGTTATTCCATCGGCACGCTGGCTGGTCCTTCCCTCACCTCCTTCCTGATGCAGCGGTATTCCGACAACTGGATGCCGATGGTCATTGCGCTGGTGGCGCTTTCCTTCATGCCCGTGCTGATGCTGGACGGCCGTAGAAGGAGGAGACTGTCCCGGTAA
- the rpoN gene encoding RNA polymerase factor sigma-54: MSEVSLQHGMARQMAASQSMQAGMQILQASSLELKQLLRHALETNPMLEELPDASPEALEDGPDGDAWNEREDGWNEFTPEGRPSAEAAARRDFMYESVVAPESLKTHLTDQAQHSALTGRARDALFLLIDALDDRGFLTESPEELEERECFSMRDMEEALAVLRGMDPPGVGAADLRDSLLIQLEQRGLKRSLAFRLVKRCWRELAAHKYEEAARLLDVEPQAVAEALEVIRSLTPDPGCSYAPGGNPHLLPDVVVEEGPGGTLEAVLTSEYLPRLSMNERYMELMAESSGSRELRQYLRKAFREGQELLRALDMRQETVLRLARAIVRRQEDFFRFGPSRLKAMGMEEVAEEMGVHVSTVSRACRDKYLLCKWGMKELRAFFSAGVPAEGGAFPDGAGAEAVASGAVQELMRRLIAEEDSSRPLSDARLAAALQEKGVNIARRTVAKYREQMKILPASLRRGI, translated from the coding sequence ATGAGTGAGGTATCCCTGCAGCATGGAATGGCGCGCCAGATGGCCGCCTCCCAGTCCATGCAGGCCGGGATGCAGATTCTCCAGGCCTCCTCACTGGAATTGAAGCAGCTTCTCCGCCACGCGCTGGAGACCAATCCCATGCTTGAGGAACTGCCGGACGCCTCTCCGGAAGCCCTGGAGGACGGCCCGGACGGAGACGCCTGGAATGAGCGGGAAGACGGCTGGAACGAGTTTACGCCGGAAGGCCGTCCATCCGCGGAGGCCGCCGCCCGCCGCGATTTCATGTATGAGTCCGTGGTGGCTCCGGAATCCCTGAAAACCCATTTGACGGACCAGGCGCAGCATTCCGCGCTGACCGGGCGTGCCCGGGACGCCCTGTTCCTGCTGATTGACGCCCTGGACGACCGCGGCTTCCTGACGGAGTCCCCGGAGGAGCTGGAAGAACGGGAGTGCTTCAGCATGCGGGACATGGAGGAAGCCTTGGCCGTACTGAGGGGGATGGACCCTCCCGGCGTGGGCGCGGCGGATTTGAGGGATTCCCTGTTGATCCAGCTTGAGCAGCGCGGCTTGAAGCGTTCGCTCGCCTTCCGCCTGGTCAAGCGCTGCTGGCGGGAGCTGGCGGCTCACAAGTATGAGGAGGCCGCGCGCCTGCTGGACGTGGAGCCACAAGCCGTGGCGGAGGCGCTGGAAGTGATCCGCAGCCTGACGCCGGACCCCGGCTGCTCCTATGCTCCCGGCGGCAACCCCCATTTGCTGCCTGACGTCGTTGTGGAGGAGGGGCCTGGCGGGACGCTGGAGGCAGTGCTCACCTCCGAGTACCTGCCGCGCCTGTCCATGAATGAACGGTACATGGAGCTGATGGCGGAGAGCTCCGGAAGCCGGGAGCTCAGGCAGTATCTCCGCAAGGCGTTCCGGGAGGGACAGGAGCTGCTGCGCGCCCTGGACATGAGGCAGGAGACCGTGCTGCGCCTGGCCCGCGCCATTGTGCGGCGGCAGGAGGATTTTTTCAGGTTCGGCCCGTCCCGGCTGAAGGCCATGGGCATGGAGGAGGTGGCGGAGGAGATGGGCGTGCATGTCTCAACGGTTTCCCGGGCATGCCGGGACAAGTACCTGCTGTGCAAGTGGGGGATGAAGGAGCTGAGGGCCTTTTTCAGCGCGGGCGTTCCGGCGGAGGGGGGCGCTTTCCCGGATGGAGCGGGCGCGGAGGCCGTAGCGTCCGGCGCGGTTCAGGAGCTGATGCGGCGGTTGATTGCGGAGGAAGATTCTTCCAGACCCCTCAGTGACGCCAGGCTGGCCGCCGCGCTTCAGGAAAAGGGGGTGAACATTGCCCGCCGTACGGTGGCGAAGTACCGGGAGCAGATGAAGATTCTGCCCGCCTCCCTGCGCAGGGGAATATGA
- a CDS encoding GDSL-type esterase/lipase family protein has translation MKTLLALAFSLLTSFPMAMAAAMPSPLLPVPREQPQWWRQQYEQQVEQVKNNPCGVLFLGDSITDYWKREGKQVWEKEFKPYHPCNFGISGDQTTNLIYRITDSGIPARTEPRLCIVMIGTNNTGHFKGGEAPEKTAMGILGAVEHLLVRFPDTHVLLLGIFPRGTGPQDKLRQHNDKINAILAQCKLPRTTYANINKRFLDPAGKLLPGISRDNLHFTEKGYAIWADAVLPYMKKYCK, from the coding sequence ATGAAAACGCTGCTCGCACTTGCCTTCTCCCTGCTTACCTCCTTCCCCATGGCGATGGCGGCCGCCATGCCGTCCCCCCTGCTCCCAGTGCCGCGGGAACAGCCCCAATGGTGGAGGCAACAGTATGAACAACAGGTGGAGCAGGTAAAAAACAACCCCTGCGGCGTGCTCTTCCTGGGAGATTCCATCACGGATTATTGGAAAAGAGAAGGAAAGCAGGTATGGGAAAAGGAGTTCAAACCCTACCATCCCTGCAACTTCGGCATCTCCGGGGACCAGACCACCAACCTGATTTACCGCATCACGGACTCCGGCATTCCGGCACGGACGGAACCCAGGCTCTGCATTGTGATGATCGGCACCAACAACACCGGCCATTTCAAGGGAGGAGAAGCTCCGGAAAAAACGGCCATGGGCATTCTGGGCGCCGTGGAGCACCTGCTGGTCAGGTTCCCGGACACCCACGTTCTCCTGCTGGGCATCTTCCCGCGCGGCACGGGGCCCCAGGACAAGCTGCGCCAGCACAATGACAAAATCAATGCCATCCTGGCCCAGTGCAAACTGCCCCGCACCACCTACGCCAATATCAACAAGCGCTTTCTGGACCCCGCAGGCAAGCTCCTGCCCGGCATCAGCAGGGACAACCTGCACTTCACGGAAAAGGGTTATGCCATCTGGGCGGACGCCGTGCTGCCCTACATGAAAAAATACTGCAAGTAA